The genomic region ACGAGGGCGCGCGGCGGGTGTTGGGGAATCCTCCACGCATGGACGTGCTCGGCAAGCGCTCCTTGAAGAAGGGGCTGCGCAAGCTCGGCCTCCGCCCCGCCCGTGGCCGCCGCCTGCACCGGCAGGCCCTGGTGGGCGACATCGTCTCCAACTCGCTCTACTACTCCCTGATCTCCGTGGGTCGGCCCCGGCGCCCCTACCTGCGCGGAGCCCTGCTCGGGGCGATCGCCGGAGTGGGCGCGGTGCTGCTCCCTCCTGTCCTGGGCCTGGGCAAGCGGCCGAGTCGCGCCAGCGCCTCCACCGCGCTGCTCACCGTGGCCTGGTACCTGCTGGGAGGCCTGGTCGCCGCGAGCGCCACTCCCAAGGTCCTCGCGGAGGGCTGAGCCGCCCACAGGCCGTGCTCAGCCCCAACCGCGCCGGGCTATGGGTTCAGCGGCTGCGGGGGCTGGGCACCCGGCTGGGACTCACCACTCTCGGGCGAGACGGGCATGGCCGGCGGCATGGAGGAAGTCACCTCGATGCGCACGGCGGTGGGCTCGCCCTGCGTGTCGCGGTAGGAAGCCCGCACCTGGCTGCCCTCCTGGATGTCTGCGGCCCGCCCCTGCTGTCCATCCACGATGATCTGCGTGCTGGGGCCCACCTGGAGGCGCAGCTGCGGCTCGCCCCGCACGCTCACCATCACCTCTCGTTCACTCGCCGTGAGTACCTCGCCGATGATGAGCTGCTCGCCCTGGCTCGGCGTGGAGGGCAGCGGTGCCTGCGCCATGGGCTGCTGGGCCGGTTCCGAGGCCTGCTCCGCTGCCTGCGGGCTCTGCTGTGCGTCCAGCGCGTCCTGCTGCGCCAGCTCCGACTCCTGCTGCCGTTGGGCTTCCAACGCGCTGGCCTGAGCCTCGGTCACCGTCTGCTGGGCCTGCTGCTGGGCGGTCTGGGCCTGCTGCTGGGAAGCCTGGGCCTCCTGGAGCTCCTTCTGGGCGCGACTCTCGGCCTCGGCCAGCTCCGTGCGAGTCTCCTCGACCACCTGCTGCGCCCGGGCGGCCTCCCGCTGCTGGTCGCTCGCCTCCTGCTGCGCGTTCTCCGCCTGGTCGAAGGCCTTCTCGGACTGCTTCTGGGCCTGCTCCACGCGATCGGAGGCCGACGCCTGCTCGCTCCCCTGAATGCTCCGTCCTTCCTTGCACCCCGCGGTGAGCAGCAACGCGGCAATTCCGGCCGACAACCACCCTGCGTGGAATCTCATGGTCTCTCCCTGTCCTCGAGTTGACAGGCCAAAGATGGAGCGCGCCTCTGGGGCGTGAATCCGAGCCAGGGCCCCACCTGTCCGCTGCCCCCTCGGCTGCCCCACAGGGAGCTATCCTCGCGGTCGGTTCGGCGTTATGGGCCTGGGTCCCATGCAAGCCTGTGGCCTCGACTTTGGAACCAGCAACACGGCGGCGGCCCTGCCAGATGGCACGGTGCTGCCCATCGCTCCCGACACCGCCGAGCCCCGCCTCTTCCGCTCCGTGCTCTTCTTCCCCGAGGACGAGCGCACCACCTATGCCGGCGCCCCCGCCATCACCCGCTACCTGGAGGACAACGCCGGGCGCTTCATCCAGTCGGTGAAGTCCTTCCTCCACAGCCGCTCCTTCCGCGCCACGCAGGTACACGGCCGCACGTGGACCATCGAGGAGCTGGTGGCGGTGCTGCTGCGCCGGGTGCGCGAGGCGGCGGGAGCCCAGACCGGCGCGCCTCCCGAGGCCGTCATCCTCGGCCGCCCGGCCGTCTTCTCCCCCGAGCCCGAGGCGGACGCGCTGGCCGAGCAGCGCTTGCGCAAGGCGGCGGAGCTGGCCGGCTTCACTCACATCCAGTTCCTCATCGAGCCCATCGCCGCCGCGCTCGCCTACGAGGCCCAGCTCTCGCGCGAGGAACTGGTGCTGGTGGCCGACTTCGGCGCGGGCACCACGGACCTGACGCTGATGCGGCTGGGGCCCTCGCGCCGCGGGCGGCCGGACCGCAAGGCGGACGTGGTGGGCTCCACGGGCGTGCGCATCGGCGGAGACCGCTTCGACGCGGAGCTCATGCGCCACAAGCTGCTGCCGCGCTTCGGCGCGGGCACCACGTACCGGGTGCGCGGCTTGTCGGACAAGCGGCTGCCCGTGCCGCAGCACGTGATGGCCAAGTTGCTGTCCTGGCACGAGATGTCCTTCATCCGCGAGAAGTCCACCCAGGAGCTGCTGCAGCTGATGCTGGAGTCCAGCGACAAGCCGGAGACGGCAGAGGCGCTCTACGACCTGGTGATGGAGAACCTGGGCTACCGGCTGTTCCGGACCATCGAGGCGACGAAGGTCCAGCTGTCGCGCGAGGAGGAGGCGACGCTGGACTTCGAGGAGGCGCGCATCTCGCTGCACGAGCGCATCACCCGCGCCGAGTTCGAGTCCTTCTGCCAGCCGCTGCTCACCGAGCTGGAGCAGTGTACCCAGGGCCTGCTGGAGCGGTGCGCGGGCGCGGGGGAAATCGACGCGGTGTTCCTGACGGGGGGCTCCTCGCAAATCCCCGCCGTGCGCAAGCTGTACGTGGACCGGTTCGGGGAGGCGCGGGTGCGCACCGCGGACGCCTTCACCTCGGTGGCCGAGGGGCTTGGCCGGGCCTGTGTCTCACTTGTTTCACCGGATTTGATAAACTCGTGAACCAGGGGGGCCGAGGGAGAAGGAAGGGTCAGGGCCACACATGGCGGGGCAGATTCTCGGGGTCTACTTCAAGAGCATCATCGGCACGATGTTGGCGTCAACGACGGAGCTGCTCTTCCCGGAGCACCGCAGACGCATCGCCGAGATGCAGGATGACCTCTGGTACCCCTGGGAAGACTACGTCCAGATGACCAATGACCTGCACGCCCGGCTCAGCGATGCGTCGCTGCAAGCCATCGGGCAGGCGACCACCGTGAAGACGCTTCCCCTCAACAAGGCCGCGGGGTTCGACTCGGTGGAGCGGGTGTTCCGCCGCTTCGAGGCGCTCTCCGCGGACGTCATCCGGGGCGTGCCCCCCGAGGAGTCCCTCCACACGGTCTCCTTCACGGAGGACTCGGCGGTGCTGGAGGGACAAACCCGCCTGCCCATTCCCCTGTTGCTGGGCTTCTTCCGCGGCATCCTCATCGGCTTCGGCCGCGTGCTGCTCTCCG from Hyalangium ruber harbors:
- a CDS encoding Hsp70 family protein yields the protein MQACGLDFGTSNTAAALPDGTVLPIAPDTAEPRLFRSVLFFPEDERTTYAGAPAITRYLEDNAGRFIQSVKSFLHSRSFRATQVHGRTWTIEELVAVLLRRVREAAGAQTGAPPEAVILGRPAVFSPEPEADALAEQRLRKAAELAGFTHIQFLIEPIAAALAYEAQLSREELVLVADFGAGTTDLTLMRLGPSRRGRPDRKADVVGSTGVRIGGDRFDAELMRHKLLPRFGAGTTYRVRGLSDKRLPVPQHVMAKLLSWHEMSFIREKSTQELLQLMLESSDKPETAEALYDLVMENLGYRLFRTIEATKVQLSREEEATLDFEEARISLHERITRAEFESFCQPLLTELEQCTQGLLERCAGAGEIDAVFLTGGSSQIPAVRKLYVDRFGEARVRTADAFTSVAEGLGRACVSLVSPDLINS